In the Zingiber officinale cultivar Zhangliang chromosome 5A, Zo_v1.1, whole genome shotgun sequence genome, ATCAGCTAGGTCGCACCCAACTATTTAAACGTCGGATTATTGGGCAGAACAACCTCAACCCAACAAAAACTTTTGGATTGTCTGTGCACACTTGCTGTTTGGGCACATATGGAGGACTATTAGATGCTTATTTAGGTAGCCTAATCTTTAAAGGGAAGCGTTCGCTGAACCTGTAGTTGGGTGTGGTGCTGGAAGCCATCGGGGTAAAGCCTTATCagtaattaactaattaaataCCTGTGGATCTTCCTTAATTTGGAACAAGACATTAATGGTGCGTGCATGCATGCATGATTTTCCTGCAAATCGATGTTTGTTCTGCCAAGGAATTATCGATAGCTTTATCGATGTGGATTGAGATAATATGAAGTCGTGGCATGATTATGAATTTGCAAGAAACATGATGTATTGTGTTTGGCATTGATTGGCAATACGTGGGAGTTGTGGAGGACAGTTTGAATGGTTGCTTGGCTTTATTTGCAATGTCACTTGCTTCTATGATATGCTCTGGCTTGCCATCTTATCCAAGAAATTATATTTCTCTAATTTTTACAAAAACCATGGAATTCGAAGGGCCGACCTCTAAATTCTGAAAGTAAAATTTTattgtgcaaaaaaaaaaaaatcacaggaTAGTGAGGAGTGTAATAAGGTTTAGTTCACGACAAAAAGGATTAGTGTAGTGtataatttaagttgattaaaaaaGGATACTTGCTCCCATTGCTGGACTAATCACTTGTTTGTAAATAGTCCTTATTACAAATTGATGCACGTACGAATATTCCATTTTTTAATGGTGTTTGTTTCTTCGAGAAATCTACATAGAATCAGTCCTGACTCCTGAGTGACGACGACTCCATGGACGCACAATTGATTACTGATTAGGTACGTGGCAAAACTCAGAGCTTACGAGTTGTGCAAGTCGAAGGCCTTTTCAGGCCGGCAATAATTTGTAGTTTTGGCTTGTAGTTTTCTATCTTTCCACAGAGACTAAACAACAAAGTTTAGGAATTAATGAAAGGACACGCTTAATCGCTTATGTTAATATGTTATGTATATCTTTGATGCGTCTCAATATTGTGCTGCTGACTTACGTAAATCTCACTCCTCGTAGACCTGCAGCCGGCTGCAGATTAATTTAAGCAACCTTTTTTTTTGTTGGTTAGTTACCTCCTCTCAATGGAGAGTTACGTACATGATATGAGCATACAAAAGGGAAAAAGTACATTTAGATCGGTATTTATGTGCGTGTCTATATATATTGGCGTGATTACTTGATTGTATCTTACCTTGTGACGATACTAGATTAAATGGAGTCAGTGATATCAGGTTTTGCTCCAATACATTGACATGATTAGCATGACAATTACATGCACGCGCTGTGTTTGACTATGTGCTAAAACTGCAGGCTGCAGGCCTCTTAATTATCTTATAATTTATATCAAAAAGCAGTCCTCAGGAATCATGAGATCAACGTTTCGGGTGATGGAAGAATTGGTAGTTAAGAGGTCCAGCGTTGCTTATTCGTTGATATCGATCAAAAAGAATTACGAGACCATATCGTTTCCCTCTTGAACGATTCAATGGCGACACTTGGCTCGAGGGCATGGAGTTCAACGTGGATGTCGATCTAATATATTGTTTCTAAAAGAATTAGGTCGTCGATCGATTTCGACGTTAGTTTTGCTTTTGCAGGTTAAATCAGTAGTAAACAACTAGTAAAAGATTTCGACTCCGTTGGACTGTGTATATAATGCGCCTCGCGAACTCCAATTCTACTCGCACCCTTCCTCTGTTTTGCTCTGTTCTCGATCCTATAACAATGGTGGTCTTGTCCGTTCCAGAACTGGATCGTATATCGCTCATCAGGGCCGCCAATCCCGCCGCCCGCTTCGATGCTCTCCCCGTCGTCGACCTCCTGAGTCCTGACGCAGCCGCCACCCTCATCGAGGCCTGCGAGGAGTTCGGGTTCTTCAAGATCACTAACCATGGGATCCCCACTGATCTCATGCGGAGACTGGAGGCAGAGGCCGTGGAGTTCTTCTCTTTGCCGCCGGCCGAGAAGGAGAAGTCAGGGCCCGCCAATCCGTTTGGCTACGGTAACAGAAGGATCGGTTCTAATGGCGACATGGGCTGGGTGGAATACCTCCTCTTCTCTCTCGCCTCCAAGCCATCCTCTCATGTTTCAGTGAGCAATTCGTTTCGGTAAGACATGCATTGTGTGCCTGTTCGCTTATTACTTAGCTCGTCGTTAGCGAGAGCTTTAGATTCCTTCGTTTGTTTGCGACAGCTGGGCTCTGAATGCGTACTTATCGGCGATCAGAGAGCTTGCATCTCGAGTGCTGGAACTCATGGCCTTGGGCCTGGAAATGGAGCCGATAGATGCGATAAGCAAGCTAGTCACGGATGAGGCGAGCGACGGCATATTTCGACTCAATCACTACCCTACGTGCCCAGTCCTGCAGGGGCTTAATTGCAGCTTGACCGGCTTCGGGGAGCACACGGATCCCCAAATTATCTCTGTTCTAAGGTCCAACAACTGCGCGGGCTTGCAGATAGCTCTGAAAGATGAGAGATGGGTTTCGGTTCCTCCAGACGAAGACTCTTTCTTCGTCAACGTTGGAGATTCTCTGCAGGTGTTGACGAATGGGAGGTTTAGGAGCGTGAGACATAGAGTGGTGACTAACGGCTCGGAGTCGAGGATGTCGATGATCTACTTCTTAGGGCCTACCATGGCGGAGAAGATTGCGCCAATGCGGCAGCTGATGGGAGAGGGGGAGCAGAGCAAGTACAAGGAGTTCACATGGAGCGAGTACAAAAAGGCTGCTTACAAGTCGAGGCTGGCTGATAACAGGCTCAGGTTGTTTGAGAAATCCAAGTGATCGATTCGCCTTCTTTAGTTCTTGTAAAAAACTGGCAGTGCTTGAGAATTATGCGATATAATAGTTAATAATTTACAGAGGAAATTTGATCCTCCGTATCTACTTTAATTCTCCATTAAAACGTCACGATCTTTTATTTTATGAGCAATTTAAATGAGAATTTCAACGCTTAATATTCTGAAAAACGAGAGcggtaaaataaatataataattaatataaaagtTATTTTTGGTGGGGTTTTTTCTTCCAGAGGTCACCGAACACCCAGGCTCCCACCGAATTCCgcctcccctcctcctcctccccagCCATCGACACCGGGCCCCATTCGCCGGGCTCCGCCAGTGCCTCTGCGGCCGCCTCGGCGGCCTTCCTCCACTGCTCATTCTGAGCCCTCAGCCGCTTCATCTCGGCTTCCGCCGCCGTTTTCTCCCGTTCTGCCGAGCTCAGCTGCTCGGTTAGCAGTTCCGCCTTCACCGTTCTCTGTTTCAGCTCCTCTTCCGCCGATTTGAGCTTCGCCATCAGCGCCCCCTCCGTCGCAAGCGCTGCGGCGAGGGTAACGGCCATCGCTGCCGCTGCTCTCGCTCGGAAAAACGCAGTTTCTTGTCGAAGAATTCCGACCTCTTTCTCCTTCTCGAGCAGCAAAGCGTTGAGTGCCACCatcgcttcttcctcttctttctgttCTGCCACTGCGTGTTCAGAGTTCGCCTCATCATCTTTCTCTTCTTCCATGAGCTCTGCTGCGGCCACCGGTTGAACTTTGTCTTCTGCAGCCGTCACCTCCTTTGAGCCATGTGAAGCAACCACGAGTTCATCTTTTTCCACCAATTTCATGGCAAGAGTTTGTTCGGCATCGAGCTTCGCGGCTACTGCAGAATCCAATTGAGCTTTCAGTTTCTTAAGCTCCTCCTCTGCTTCGCCAACCTTCTGTTCCAGTACTTCCACAGCTCTGGTACTGCGCTTCTTCTGGATCTACAAAACAGCAGCCTCGTAGTTCAGATATTACAGCACAACCGTTTGGATCGGAGAAGTTTACCTCTTGCAAGCGGCCGCGAGAGGACAAACGGTCACCGGACTTAGGGGCGCCGCCGGCCAGCGCGGCTACTGGGCGGTGGAGGACGTTGGCCTCGGAGCCGGTCTGAGGGCGGAGCGGCGCCCGCTTCGGTAATTCGAACGCTCTGTTTCCTCGAAAAAGATTAGCGAAAGACGAAAGATTAAGAAACTAAGCAAAGTGGAGGAGGAGTTCGAACTCTGCATTACCTCGACCTCGACATTGGAgaagctcgagctcgacttgaTACAGCAGATCGTTCGCAGCCTCCCTTAATAGCCGGATCGAGTTCGGCAGCAAAATCGCGCGAGGATAAATAGATTAAGAGCAAGAAATTTCAAATTTCGAATCAGAAAAATTGTACGGACCAGATCTGGCAAAATTATTGTAGGTTATGCAGTTATATTTtgatacaagaaaaagaaatattaaattaaatcgaAGAGAAATTCTTAGATTGGAAACAATGCATAGCAAATCCAAAATAACTGAtacttttgtttttttgtttaataataaaaataattttagaaagaaaaaaaaataggacAAAAGGCTTCTCATATCGCTTTGTTGTTTTACAACGCACAATTCTTGGATTGGCTCAAGGGATGATCCTCATTTATAAAATAGGTAGGGATCATTCATCCCCATCAATCCAGATCAAGGGATCATCTCCTCGATCATTTTTTACGGTCCAGAGGATCTGAACTGTCTGACATGAGGATCTACCTCTTGATTGGACTTGCATTTTTAGATCTTCCTAACAAGGCAACGTGTCTAACGCCCTAACCGTCAGTGGCTGTCGCTAGGTGTTGGATTTCGAATTTCAACGAGCCTTTTCCTTTCTCGTAATGCTGGCGTATCTCTGACGTCATGCATTCAATATTCGAGTCAAACACACGGGCATCGACAGGCTGGATCGACACTTCAACAGGCCCACCAAGTCACTTGGCGCTCTAGATTCGTCGTATCTTTTATGGTGTAATTGACCAAAGGCgcactaaaatttaaaaaaataaataaatcagacAGCATTTTTTGAGAATGATCAAAAGTACATTAATTTTGGATGATCTGTCTGTTGTATCGTTCCCGTTAAAGTTGATTTtttaatttctgtttttttttctctccatcTTTTTTCTTATTaaacttttatttttctctctttcacATACATACTGTTATACTGATTTTTTAAAACACCGcaacttaattacactacgtcgcGGTGGTACTGTCAGGATCGAAATGCACCAAGGGAGTGAAATGTACTTCtaagttttttaaagtttttcgtTCAAATTAGCTGGACATCGTAACGGAAATAAAAGTTAAGAAAGAAATACTACTTGATGAAGAAGCCGAATTTTAAGTAGTAAAATAGTTGAATACTACTTGATGAACAAGAAGAGGAACAGAAAAATCTTAAACAGCCAACCAGATCAGATTTGTTTGGCAGCCATTTTCTTCTCCTGAACTTGTTTACAATACAAGTGAGCACACAGTGAATCATTCTGAACAAGTATTTAACTTTTCTGACTACTGAACAACAGCAAAGCTAAGATCCAGCATCAAGCAAAAATGCAGTAAAATTTGCAGTAAACATAATCTTGATTGCAACGACAACATCGCTATACAGGCACTGAGTGTGATTTTTACAGTTATCTTGTTGACTATTCAAGACCTTTGTATGCATACACAAAATAATAGGTAACCATGCTACACAACAGGCTCATTAGCTAGTTATGGACGTATGACCTCAAATTCACAACAGAAGTACCCAAACCAGGGGAAGAAACCATAATGACCTAATTAAAGAATAAGGTAATAATCGAATACAGAGAACAAATGTTCGACAAACCTTGCTGATGCCAGTTTGATCGGTGCTAGTCAGAGGTTCAGCCTTGTCAACTGTATTTATAAACACTAGAAAAGAATAGGAAAATCAGCATTTGAagtataatgagaagaaatgattTGTCCACCAAATGACTATAGTATCTGAAGACAAATCCCTCTACTCCAGTGTCCCAACAGACAACCAACCAGCCAATGCTTTGAGTTGAACTGCTCAACACAAGTAGACCTAATCACAGGAAAATTTGTAAATTGTAACCAGTATAAGAATTAAGATAaattgtcatttaaaaaaaatatagagagaAGTGGCAAAGACAAAGAAGTGGAAATGATCATTTAATATATGAAGTGTGGATATTGATAGCCGTAGCACCATGAAGAATAAGATAATGCATGTGAAATTAAGTTGCATATGTCTACATTTTTGTTGTAAGAGCCAGACCATCTAATTTTAGGGGATCTGCATGCATATCAAATGCAGAAACTAAAAGTTTAGTATATTGACCTTACAAGATGAATCAAGCCCAACAAGGAATTCAGCCATATCCTACCAATTCAACTAGTTTACTTATTTTTTTAGTTGTTGAAACCGTCTGACACTATAGTGTTCCATTTCAGCTACTGAAATAAATAAAGCCTATGAAATTTGAAGTAACTTTTGTTGTTGAAAGTCTTTAAAACAATGTATCCCTGACCAGGAGGCTACCCATTATACAAAACCTGTCACTAGGTTGCATGTTCATGTCTACAAAGGTACGGAAAAGTGAACTTAAATGTACTTCTGAAAAAATTCTCATGTTTTTTTTACTATAATCTTAACATATATACTTTTGCTAAGTGCtaacaaaattttgaaactatatttttaaattaaaaaatcaaacttATCTTTCAGGTTTTCAAAGTTTTGAGTAATGAGCTATAGCCCACATCGCCTTAGCATTTTTTATTTACACTCACAACAATAGAGCAAACTCTTCTTGACACTCCAATCTATTAACGCATGTAGTCCCCAACTATTTTGGTAGAGCTACATAGATCTTATTGCTCCAttgaattttaatatttttcaaccTTTTTCTCTTGGATATATTTCCATCTTTCTACACTTTTTCCAGCTTTATGCTACACCAGCTTCTGCCTAATGCCTTCTTCATCAATCAAAACTCCCTCAAATAAATGCATTCTTAGGCTCTTGGAACTATGATCAAGAAGTGGAAAGACAGCATGATTCATTTTTTCACTTTTATTAATAAAACAAACAAATGCAAGAAATCCCCATGTAAAGAAAATGAGAAGTTGGTTAAATAAAGTGAAAATGGCAAGCTGCAAACTTAAACAATAAAGTAAATTCCTAATGATGCAGCTTTTGATTGAAATTGGACAGCATTCCCATCATGGAAGAACATGGAAAAAGTTATTTAATTTCTTTGTCAAAATATTATTTCTGTTCCAAGTCCAAAGACTACAAGAGTGCTAGATAATTGATGTGCCAGAACTTTTGCTACTTGTGTCAGGTTAGTAATTGGTTTTTCCAGTCTTCTCTTGTTATCTCAGCGATTAAAAAATGGTGGTCACTTGCTACTTGTTCATAATTTCTTAATTTATGAAATCTTAAATGGAAAATTATGTGATGGAGGTAGATTATCCAAATAACTCATGATAACCGGGATAAAATTGCCCATATTTGGTCAGATCTTGGATATCTAAATGTAAATGTTTAAAAAATGACAATGATTTTTAGACCTTTCAAACAAATGATTGATCAGATTCTCTTAGTAGTGACATTATCTAATTAATGGGAAATAAGATTTTCAAGTTGACAACAATGCAGTTCATGTTATATCCATGAAATTTCATATTCTAGAACATGCAAATGATAGGCCACTCTGATTTTTATAACTCGTTCAATAATGAGGCGAAGATTCGTAAGGAAAGTTGAAGAAATTACCATTTTTTATTCAGTATCACGGGCAAGGTGGGTGGAGATATAGACGAGGTGTTGTAAGCCTGGCTTGAGTTCCTTATTGCAGAACTCTTCATACTCCCCTCCGTCACCTGCCTTCTTCTTCACCTCGACCACAACCATGGATGGTGTAAGCTCATATACATCCACGCCGATTGTCAACGGGCCCTTCTCATGTGGTAGCCGCAATTCTTCACCTGGGAAACATAAACTTCGACAAAGGAAGCGATGTGGATTCATCACAGTTGAAAGATGAGAAATCGTGTAACCATCTTAACACAGCAGCAGAACTGCTAATGTACCATACAGAGACTTTTGTGCATTGTAGATTCTCTCTATGGTTTCATGTTCATTCTTCTTCCATGTGCTACCCCAGGTGCGACGGGAAAACACTTGAGAACTCTCTTTGCAAGCGTTTGATCGTTACACCGGATGGCAATATCACAAAGCCTCTTGATCCAGATGCTGCTGCATTAAATCGCGATGCCTTAGCGAAGATAGTGTACTCGAGGTTATTTGACTGGTAAGATTTTGCTTAGGTAATTTTCAATTGTTTAGCAAGAAGAacagagttattattgatgaaatgttTGCCAAATATCCTGGCAGGATTGTAGACAAGATCAACAGCTCAATTGGGCAAGATCCATTAGCTAAAAACATAATTGGAGTACTTGATATTTATGGTTTTGAGAGTTTCAAAGTCAATAGGTAAGCTTCTAACCTAGTTTCATAATAGTGAATTTTCAGTGTAAATTAATGCTTAATTGACTATGTGATTTTTATGGCAGTTTTGAGCAGCTATGTATAAACTTAACTAATGAGAAATTGCAACAACATTTTAATCAAGTATGTGAAAAAGTGCCTTAGATTCGATGTGTGTGGATTCATAGATGCATCATATTTAACACTGCTTATCATAAAAACTACAGCATGTATTCAAGATGGAGCAAGAAGAGTACACAAAGGAAGAAATAAATTGGAGTTATGTCGACTTTGTGGATAACCAAGATGTTCTGGATCTCATAGAAAAGGTGTAAATAAGCACTATAATAAAGAAACTAGTGATGAAACTGAAAGCTGATGTGTTTTATAACCATTTGTGATTGCAGAAACCTGGAGGCATTATTGCACTACTTGATGAAGCATGGTATATCTGTTTTCAATTCTGTAAAATTCAtgccaaaataataattaaattcttCTATCGAATATAAGAGCTACAAGGATAGTACATGAAAAATTCATAATTGTTTGTTTTCCTACTATTTATGGATGGGAATCGACTCATAAAATCTATTGCAGCATGTTTCCAAAATCAACTCATGAAACATTTTCTCAGAAAATGTACCAAACATACAAGAGTCACAAACGTTTTAGCAAGCCAAAGCTTGCTCACACTGCCTTCACCATCAATCACTATGCTGGAGATGTAagtaaaagaagttcaaaattattaaaactaaACTGAATTATCTATATTTGGAAACAACAGCATGAGTTGGTTGTTAAACAGGTTACATACCTATCTGATCAGTTCCTCGACAAGAACAAAGATTATGTTGTTGTGGAGCATCAAGCTCTACTAAATGCTTCGAAATGCCCTTTTGTAGCAAATCTCTTTCCTCCGATTGCTGAGGAAACTTCAAAGCAGTCCAAATTCTCCTCCATAGGTACTCGTTTCAAGGTATGAACTAAAATGAATATTATCTATTGCTTCTTCAATTAGGCAATAATTCTTTGGGTGAAATTTGCAGCAACAACTCCAAGCCCTCATGGAATCTCTGAACGCGACGGAACCACATTATATCAGATGTGTGAAGCCCAATGCAGTGCTACAACCGGGCATCTTCGAAAATGACAATGTCCTAAACCAACTGAGATGTGGGGTTAGTGAAACATTAATACATGGATTGAAATGCCATCAACTCCTGTTTCACACATTCTCTTCACTTGTAGGGTGTACTGGAGGCAATCCGTATTAGCTGTGCTGGATATCCAACAAAAAGGACATTTGATGAATTTGTCGATCGGTTTGGAATTCTCGCACCGGATCTTGTAGACGGGTATTTGATATCTTTATAAGTTTCTAATAGAGTGACGAACCATGGGTTCAGGTTTTGAATCTGATCATTGCATACTGAATTATGCAGTGCTGATGAAAAAGCTACTTGTGCAGCTATATGTAACAGAATGGGCTTAAAAGGCTATCAGGTCGaaagaaacacaaacaaagaATTTTTTCACTATAAATACAAACTTTCTTTTTGAAAGTAAATTTCCTAATCTGAACACCATTGTTAAATTTGGTTACTAGTTAGGAAAGGCAAAGGTATTTCTGAGAGCAGGCCAGATGGCTGAGTTAGATGCCCGTCGAATGGAAGTCCTAGCTAATGCTACAAAACTTATACAGAGACAGATTCGCACACATCTTACAAGAAAGGAATTCAACAAAAAGCGAAAAGCttcaattcaaattcaaaaattctGGAGAGGTTCCCATCGATACTTATTTACAGACTAGTAAGTTATATCTACAGATAGTTGAGGTATTCTCCCCTTACCTTGCAGCTTTTCTTGCACGAAAGTTGTATGAAAGCATGCGAAGAGAAGATGCCTCAATCTGCATACAAAAACACACACGTTCTCACGCTGCTAGAAAAAGATATACAAAATTGCAGTCATCTGCATTAATAATACAAACAGGACTCAGAGCCATGGCTGCTCGTAGTGACTATCAATACAAGAGGAGAACCAATGCTGCTGTAGTCATACAAGTATGTAGATATCTACAAGAAGAGATTCTGACTTTTTTGTTAATAAGTATTGAAAATTTGTATTAAAAGTCTAAACTATGGCTATTGTGTCCTGCAGACTCATTGGCGTTTTTATAAAGCTCGTTCAGCATATAATGTGCAAAAGAAGGCAACTTTGATATTTCAGTGCATCTGGAGAGGTCGGCTTGGCAGAAAGGAACTTCGAAAGCTAAGAATGGTATGCTGATCTTATTCATACTCGTGCTCagatatttttggattttattggaAGGGAAGTAAAGTacttgaaatatatatatatatgtgtttagGCTGCAAGAGAGACAGGAGCATTAAGAGAAGCAAAAGACAAGCTAGAAAAGAAAGTTGAAGAACTCACTTGGAGATTAGAAGTTGAAAAGCATATGAGGGTACATTCTCATCTTAAACAGACAATATATGTAGTGTCCTAGCAATCATCAAAAATAAAGATGAACTTGCAATTTGTAATGCAGAATGAACTCGAACAAGCCAAAGGGCAAGAAATTGCAAAGTTGCAAACTGCACTACAAGAAATGCAAGAAAAGCTTGATGAAGCCCACAAAACAATCATTTGTGAAAAAGAAGCTGCTAGAATAGTAATAGAACAAGAACCAACAATTGATAATGAGATCCCAGATATGGACAACGCAACATTAGTGTTGTTGACAAGCCACAATAAACAGTTAGAGGTAAAAAAGGCAtgatatattttataatattgtAACAGGACTAGATATTTATCATGAGCCAACCGATTAGCTCATCCAAGTCGAAGAATGCCAAATGGAACAACACACAGAATTTGCTTATTGTTAAAGGTTAACTTACAGGATGAAGTAAGGCAATTAACAATATTCAAGGACAAGGCTGACGAGTTTGAATTGAAACATGCTGAGGCTCAGAAAAAGGTAGAAGCATTGCtcaaagacaaagaagaacacaGCTCAAAAATCAGTCAA is a window encoding:
- the LOC121981945 gene encoding myosin-12-like isoform X4 is translated as MCDGKTLENSLCKRLIVTPDGNITKPLDPDAAALNRDALAKIVYSRLFDWIVDKINSSIGQDPLAKNIIGVLDIYGFESFKVNSFEQLCINLTNEKLQQHFNQHVFKMEQEEYTKEEINWSYVDFVDNQDVLDLIEKKPGGIIALLDEACMFPKSTHETFSQKMYQTYKSHKRFSKPKLAHTAFTINHYAGDVTYLSDQFLDKNKDYVVVEHQALLNASKCPFVANLFPPIAEETSKQSKFSSIGTRFKQQLQALMESLNATEPHYIRCVKPNAVLQPGIFENDNVLNQLRCGGVLEAIRISCAGYPTKRTFDEFVDRFGILAPDLVDGADEKATCAAICNRMGLKGYQLGKAKVFLRAGQMAELDARRMEVLANATKLIQRQIRTHLTRKEFNKKRKASIQIQKFWRAFLARKLYESMRREDASICIQKHTRSHAARKRYTKLQSSALIIQTGLRAMAARSDYQYKRRTNAAVVIQTHWRFYKARSAYNVQKKATLIFQCIWRGRLGRKELRKLRMAARETGALREAKDKLEKKVEELTWRLEVEKHMRNELEQAKGQEIAKLQTALQEMQEKLDEAHKTIICEKEAARIVIEQEPTIDNEIPDMDNATLVLLTSHNKQLEDEVRQLTIFKDKADEFELKHAEAQKKVEALLKDKEEHSSKISQLQELIERLEMNLSGLESENKVLRQQALVISTNEDFSEQVKSLETKTNTSESENQLLQNERGVVLQSNNISESVEPSTIKGLDNKDIDEEPKTRRKEPTSTFLAPILRKQKSLSDRQQENHEALMKCLVEYKRFENKTPSVACVVYKSLVHWHSFEAEKTYIFDRIIRTIRSSIENQKNIGDLAYWLSTTSTLLFLLQKNLKASNASVTGSHRSRATAETLFSRMARNARSSSSILGISSGYSGLLPKSEGPSRIEAKYPALLFKQQLTAYVEKIYGMIRDSLKKEISPSLTMCIQAPRFARARSIRGASKSILSNIVAKQASSVHWQSVVHSLDCVLNIFNENYVPPMIIRKTFSQVFAFVNVQLFNRYAFSKSFIKNLDFAFYTRVLQLTYSLLLRRECCSFSNAEFVKAGLQELEQWCTRTTEQFTGTSWDELQHIRQAVGFLVLHQKSQKSLEDIRDEICPVLSIPQIYRIGTMFWDDKYGTQGLPQDVISEMRTTVTDETSNNTPNNCFLLDDDSSIPFSLGDILRLGFEVNLDEVELPPHLQQNSEFHFLLQRHSKD
- the LOC121981945 gene encoding myosin-12-like isoform X1, whose protein sequence is MYHTETFVHCRFSLWFHVHSSSMCYPRCDGKTLENSLCKRLIVTPDGNITKPLDPDAAALNRDALAKIVYSRLFDWIVDKINSSIGQDPLAKNIIGVLDIYGFESFKVNSFEQLCINLTNEKLQQHFNQHVFKMEQEEYTKEEINWSYVDFVDNQDVLDLIEKKPGGIIALLDEACMFPKSTHETFSQKMYQTYKSHKRFSKPKLAHTAFTINHYAGDVTYLSDQFLDKNKDYVVVEHQALLNASKCPFVANLFPPIAEETSKQSKFSSIGTRFKQQLQALMESLNATEPHYIRCVKPNAVLQPGIFENDNVLNQLRCGGVLEAIRISCAGYPTKRTFDEFVDRFGILAPDLVDGADEKATCAAICNRMGLKGYQLGKAKVFLRAGQMAELDARRMEVLANATKLIQRQIRTHLTRKEFNKKRKASIQIQKFWRAFLARKLYESMRREDASICIQKHTRSHAARKRYTKLQSSALIIQTGLRAMAARSDYQYKRRTNAAVVIQTHWRFYKARSAYNVQKKATLIFQCIWRGRLGRKELRKLRMAARETGALREAKDKLEKKVEELTWRLEVEKHMRNELEQAKGQEIAKLQTALQEMQEKLDEAHKTIICEKEAARIVIEQEPTIDNEIPDMDNATLVLLTSHNKQLEDEVRQLTIFKDKADEFELKHAEAQKKVEALLKDKEEHSSKISQLQELIERLEMNLSGLESENKVLRQQALVISTNEDFSEQVKSLETKTNTSESENQLLQNERGVVLQSNNISESVEPSTIKGLDNKDIDEEPKTRRKEPTSTFLAPILRKQKSLSDRQQENHEALMKCLVEYKRFENKTPSVACVVYKSLVHWHSFEAEKTYIFDRIIRTIRSSIENQKNIGDLAYWLSTTSTLLFLLQKNLKASNASVTGSHRSRATAETLFSRMARVPPMIIRKTFSQVFAFVNVQLFNSLLLRRECCSFSNAEFVKAGLQELEQWCTRTTEQFTGTSWDELQHIRQAVGFLVLHQKSQKSLEDIRDEICPVLSIPQIYRIGTMFWDDKYGTQGLPQDVISEMRTTVTDETSNNTPNNCFLLDDDSSIPFSLGDILRLGFEVNLDEVELPPHLQQNSEFHFLLQRHSKD
- the LOC121981945 gene encoding myosin-12-like isoform X5, which translates into the protein MCDGKTLENSLCKRLIVTPDGNITKPLDPDAAALNRDALAKIVYSRLFDWIVDKINSSIGQDPLAKNIIGVLDIYGFESFKVNSFEQLCINLTNEKLQQHFNQHVFKMEQEEYTKEEINWSYVDFVDNQDVLDLIEKKPGGIIALLDEACMFPKSTHETFSQKMYQTYKSHKRFSKPKLAHTAFTINHYAGDVTYLSDQFLDKNKDYVVVEHQALLNASKCPFVANLFPPIAEETSKQSKFSSIGTRFKQQLQALMESLNATEPHYIRCVKPNAVLQPGIFENDNVLNQLRCGGVLEAIRISCAGYPTKRTFDEFVDRFGILAPDLVDGADEKATCAAICNRMGLKGYQLGKAKVFLRAGQMAELDARRMEVLANATKLIQRQIRTHLTRKEFNKKRKASIQIQKFWRAFLARKLYESMRREDASICIQKHTRSHAARKRYTKLQSSALIIQTGLRAMAARSDYQYKRRTNAAVVIQTHWRFYKARSAYNVQKKATLIFQCIWRGRLGRKELRKLRMAARETGALREAKDKLEKKVEELTWRLEVEKHMRNELEQAKGQEIAKLQTALQEMQEKLDEAHKTIICEKEAARIVIEQEPTIDNEIPDMDNATLVLLTSHNKQLEDEVRQLTIFKDKADEFELKHAEAQKKVEALLKDKEEHSSKISQLQELIERLEMNLSGLESENKVLRQQALVISTNEDFSEQVKSLETKTNTSESENQLLQNERGVVLQSNNISESVEPSTIKGLDNKDIDEEPKTRRKEPTSTFLAPILRKQKSLSDRQQENHEALMKCLVEYKRFENKTPSVACVVYKSLVHWHSFEAEKTYIFDRIIRTIRSSIENQKNIGDLAYWLSTTSTLLFLLQKNLKASNASVTGSHRSRATAETLFSRMARNARSSSSILGISSGYSGLLPKSEGPSRIEAKYPALLFKQQLTAYVEKIYGMIRDSLKKEISPSLTMCIQAPRFARARSIRGASKSILSNIVAKQASSVHWQSVVHSLDCVLNIFNENYVPPMIIRKTFSQVFAFVNVQLFNSLLLRRECCSFSNAEFVKAGLQELEQWCTRTTEQFTGTSWDELQHIRQAVGFLVLHQKSQKSLEDIRDEICPVLSIPQIYRIGTMFWDDKYGTQGLPQDVISEMRTTVTDETSNNTPNNCFLLDDDSSIPFSLGDILRLGFEVNLDEVELPPHLQQNSEFHFLLQRHSKD